A single Natrinema pellirubrum DSM 15624 DNA region contains:
- a CDS encoding SDR family NAD(P)-dependent oxidoreductase: MDGTTAVVTGGTRGIGRAVAEAFATEGATVVIGARDADDVAATIDDLERAGGTADGHRTDVRDEYDVERLTETAARAGSEGGIDVVVPAAGVYHGEPGQTPMDDESYSAFDDHWRTNGRGAYATIRESLPHLNDGARALVPTGAVARDGDAGYGSYAISKATAEAVARGFAADTEYVVGCLDPGTVATDLSGGTGRDPESVAPMFVWAATEAEPETIDGEIVGLREWKGATR, encoded by the coding sequence ATGGACGGAACGACAGCCGTCGTGACCGGCGGCACGCGCGGCATCGGCCGTGCCGTCGCCGAAGCGTTCGCGACCGAGGGAGCGACCGTCGTCATCGGCGCTCGAGACGCCGACGACGTCGCGGCGACCATCGACGACCTCGAGCGGGCGGGCGGGACCGCCGACGGGCACCGGACCGATGTCCGGGACGAGTACGACGTGGAGCGGCTGACCGAGACCGCCGCGCGAGCGGGCTCGGAGGGCGGGATCGACGTCGTCGTTCCCGCGGCGGGGGTCTATCACGGCGAACCGGGGCAGACGCCGATGGACGACGAGTCGTACTCGGCGTTCGACGACCACTGGCGGACGAACGGGCGCGGCGCGTACGCGACGATCCGCGAGTCGCTACCCCATCTGAACGACGGCGCGCGGGCCCTCGTCCCGACGGGTGCGGTCGCTCGAGACGGGGACGCGGGCTATGGCTCCTACGCCATCTCGAAGGCGACGGCGGAGGCGGTGGCTCGCGGGTTCGCCGCGGACACCGAGTACGTCGTCGGCTGTCTGGATCCCGGTACCGTCGCGACGGACCTCTCGGGCGGGACCGGTCGCGATCCGGAATCCGTCGCGCCGATGTTCGTCTGGGCGGCGACCGAGGCCGAACCGGAGACTATCGATGGGGAGATCGTCGGACTCCGGGAGTGGAAGGGCGCGACGCGGTGA
- a CDS encoding translation initiation factor eIF-1A yields the protein MTEDSGRRNLRMPNSDEVFAVVTEHLGGNHVQLRCEDGKERLGRIPGRMKYRTWIEQDDIVVAEPWDWQDEKATIEWRYTGQDADQLRREGHID from the coding sequence GTGACAGAAGACTCCGGGCGACGGAACCTCCGTATGCCCAACAGCGACGAAGTATTCGCCGTCGTAACCGAACACCTCGGTGGCAATCACGTCCAACTGCGGTGTGAAGACGGCAAGGAACGGCTCGGCCGCATCCCCGGGCGCATGAAATACCGCACCTGGATCGAGCAAGACGACATCGTCGTCGCCGAGCCGTGGGACTGGCAGGACGAGAAAGCCACGATCGAGTGGCGCTACACCGGCCAGGACGCGGATCAACTGCGTCGCGAAGGCCACATCGATTGA
- a CDS encoding YkgJ family cysteine cluster protein: MSADTRRVEVYPGREVVVEFDPDLTFECVDDCTWCCHHGVLLYDRDLLELAQRANLSETTTDFRGEKFVTRENKDRDDHVAEDGHACAFLREDGLCTLHLEEDWKPTRCSVFPLAVHLEDGDLHVDIRDSAHDHCEGLNVSERSVIDNLEAFLPEVLWDLENPDSDREL, from the coding sequence GTGAGCGCCGACACCCGACGCGTCGAGGTCTACCCCGGCCGCGAGGTCGTCGTCGAGTTCGACCCCGACCTCACCTTCGAGTGCGTCGACGACTGCACGTGGTGTTGTCACCACGGCGTGTTGCTGTACGATCGGGACCTCCTCGAGTTGGCCCAGCGGGCGAACCTCTCGGAGACGACGACCGACTTCCGCGGCGAGAAGTTCGTCACTCGCGAGAACAAGGACCGCGACGACCACGTCGCCGAGGACGGCCACGCCTGCGCCTTCCTGCGCGAGGACGGCCTCTGTACGCTCCATCTCGAGGAGGACTGGAAACCCACCCGGTGTTCGGTCTTTCCGCTTGCCGTCCACCTCGAGGACGGCGACCTCCACGTCGACATTCGGGACTCGGCCCACGACCACTGCGAGGGACTGAACGTCAGCGAGCGGTCGGTCATCGACAACCTCGAAGCGTTCCTCCCGGAAGTGCTGTGGGACCTCGAGAACCCCGACTCGGACCGAGAACTGTAG
- a CDS encoding fumarylacetoacetate hydrolase family protein produces MKLARIATDDGPVSGRYEDGVVHADDGVYEVGTDADFLPPCEPSALYCIGRNFAATIDQMEYERPEEPDFFIKPPASLVGHRDPVPYPSFSDEVTYAGELAAVIDEPCRNLSEDEVPEVVRGYTIMNDVDALDQGGRTPRKAFDASGPLGPWIETAVDPTGIDMYTDVAGERRQEANTELMLFDPDEIIAYLSQRVTFRPGDVVSFGSPANPGLVDPGDTVEITYEGVGTLRNTVVNSSERETLPLEEPARP; encoded by the coding sequence ATGAAACTCGCGCGGATCGCGACCGACGACGGACCGGTATCGGGACGGTACGAGGACGGCGTCGTTCACGCCGACGACGGGGTCTACGAGGTGGGGACCGACGCCGACTTCCTGCCGCCCTGCGAGCCCTCGGCGCTGTACTGTATCGGCCGAAACTTCGCGGCGACCATCGATCAGATGGAGTACGAACGCCCCGAGGAACCGGACTTCTTCATCAAGCCGCCGGCATCGCTGGTCGGCCACCGGGATCCGGTTCCCTATCCGTCGTTCAGCGACGAGGTGACCTACGCCGGCGAACTCGCGGCCGTCATCGACGAACCCTGCCGGAACCTCTCCGAGGACGAGGTCCCCGAAGTCGTCCGGGGCTACACGATCATGAACGATGTGGACGCGCTCGATCAGGGTGGGCGCACACCCAGGAAGGCCTTCGACGCCTCTGGCCCGCTGGGCCCGTGGATCGAAACCGCCGTCGACCCGACCGGGATCGACATGTACACCGACGTGGCCGGCGAGCGCCGCCAGGAGGCCAACACCGAACTGATGCTGTTCGATCCCGACGAGATCATCGCGTATCTCTCCCAACGGGTCACCTTCCGGCCCGGCGACGTGGTCTCGTTCGGCAGCCCGGCCAATCCCGGCCTCGTCGACCCCGGCGACACCGTCGAGATCACCTACGAGGGCGTCGGCACGCTCCGGAATACCGTCGTGAACTCGAGCGAGCGCGAGACCCTGCCGCTCGAGGAACCCGCTCGCCCGTAG
- a CDS encoding IS5-like element ISNpe2 family transposase: MSSTTATLQDVASVDEFLNAAATETVPLFEYLEFEFLLEYDVFAPARRGRTRVHQPPDLFRAFLHCYYKNIYGTRPVTRELQHGLVWYYCGLDKPPSRDTIDRFLTDLEHIINDVFDRLVEQAAVRGLLDSTYSIDSTHIEAIQYNDAASWNYDPTAEEYYYGFGCTIVSTGAKIPIAAEFTQAKQADQETAMRVTGDALAVDTPIWMLGDSAYDILDWHDYLLTAGVVPIAPYNPRNTDDPKDIEYRVEDRIEEHSEDVQLKRSILDETFNNRTGIERTNDAVKDCGLGHVRARGRVHARTEVFVALCLRIVIAITNYERGHDPGREMLKL, encoded by the coding sequence GTGTCCAGCACAACCGCGACCCTGCAAGACGTTGCTTCGGTCGATGAGTTTTTGAATGCAGCGGCTACGGAAACAGTTCCGCTGTTTGAGTATCTTGAGTTCGAGTTTCTACTGGAGTACGACGTGTTCGCCCCCGCTCGCCGGGGGCGAACACGAGTTCACCAGCCACCTGATCTCTTTCGCGCCTTTCTCCATTGCTACTACAAGAACATCTACGGAACACGCCCAGTCACGCGAGAACTCCAGCACGGCCTTGTCTGGTACTACTGCGGACTCGACAAACCGCCATCGAGAGACACCATTGACCGGTTTCTCACTGATCTCGAACACATTATCAACGATGTCTTCGACAGGCTCGTCGAGCAGGCCGCCGTCCGCGGCCTGCTCGACTCGACGTACTCTATCGATTCGACGCACATCGAGGCGATCCAGTACAACGACGCTGCCTCATGGAACTACGATCCAACAGCCGAAGAGTACTACTACGGCTTCGGCTGTACGATCGTTTCAACCGGTGCAAAGATCCCGATAGCAGCGGAGTTCACACAGGCCAAACAAGCAGACCAAGAGACGGCGATGCGCGTCACGGGTGACGCGCTCGCCGTCGATACACCGATCTGGATGCTTGGAGACAGCGCCTACGACATCCTCGATTGGCACGACTACCTGCTGACCGCAGGAGTCGTGCCAATCGCTCCGTACAACCCGCGAAACACTGACGACCCGAAAGACATCGAGTACAGGGTCGAAGACCGCATTGAGGAACACAGCGAGGACGTTCAGCTGAAACGATCCATCTTGGACGAGACGTTCAACAACCGGACAGGAATCGAACGAACCAACGACGCAGTCAAGGACTGCGGCCTCGGGCACGTCCGCGCCCGAGGCCGCGTCCACGCACGAACAGAAGTGTTCGTTGCGCTATGTCTTCGGATCGTCATTGCAATCACCAACTACGAGCGAGGACACGATCCAGGACGTGAGATGCTCAAGCTATGA
- a CDS encoding adenosylcobinamide amidohydrolase, with translation MSDPDPAYGAIRRDGVLRVERPATEWLSTGPNGGRQTADHAYNISVPEGWERTDLAAYVGERLERAGFAPSGETPRGPALLTGVDIADARGACRGPVTVYATAGISNPAALPIEQSREAADRTDGGDADPIAPDESARGQGPGTVNVVVGTTRALAPGALENLIAVAAEAKAATLLAETGFPGTTTDAIVVGHDPEGRPAEFSGSGTEVGAATRACVRDAVRASLRAHYADRDADAPDSVTDATYGVSTDGRAAVFRPPLE, from the coding sequence ATGTCCGACCCCGACCCGGCCTACGGCGCGATCCGACGCGACGGCGTCCTCCGCGTGGAGCGGCCGGCCACCGAGTGGCTCTCGACCGGGCCGAACGGCGGGCGTCAAACGGCCGATCACGCCTACAACATCTCGGTACCCGAGGGCTGGGAACGGACGGATCTGGCCGCCTACGTCGGGGAACGCCTCGAGCGAGCGGGGTTCGCCCCCTCGGGAGAAACGCCCCGCGGGCCGGCCCTGCTGACCGGCGTCGATATCGCCGACGCGCGCGGCGCGTGCCGCGGGCCGGTCACGGTCTACGCGACCGCTGGGATCTCGAACCCGGCCGCGTTACCGATCGAGCAGTCACGCGAGGCGGCGGACCGAACCGACGGGGGCGATGCAGACCCCATCGCACCCGACGAGTCGGCCCGCGGGCAGGGTCCGGGGACGGTCAACGTCGTCGTCGGCACGACGCGGGCGCTCGCGCCGGGCGCGCTCGAGAACCTGATCGCCGTCGCCGCGGAGGCCAAGGCCGCGACGTTGCTGGCCGAAACCGGGTTTCCGGGGACCACGACCGACGCGATCGTCGTCGGCCACGATCCCGAGGGCCGGCCGGCCGAGTTCTCCGGCAGCGGGACCGAGGTCGGTGCCGCGACCCGTGCCTGCGTTCGAGACGCCGTTCGGGCATCGCTTCGGGCCCACTACGCCGACCGCGACGCGGACGCCCCGGACTCGGTCACCGACGCCACCTACGGCGTCTCCACCGACGGCCGTGCCGCGGTCTTTCGGCCCCCGCTCGAGTGA
- a CDS encoding pyridoxal phosphate-dependent aminotransferase, translating into MDSDAIRRGERVPHGGETDRDLLDFSANTNPRTPDGVADVYTAALEDSRRYPDDDYPDFRAAAGEFVGCEPERVFPTPGGLAAIRLAMETVLEPGDEALVPYPSFGEYAREVRLQGAAPRFVRYDDLLDLGPTTLEPCALAVVCTPNNPTGDAVDPAALESFAARCAETDTTLLVDEAFLGFTDRPSMGRLDRENVVVARSLTKLFGLPGLRAGFAVASGDRRDALETARRSWSLGTPAARVGTHCLRQDGFVRDTRERVADERDRLREALGERFDVHPSEAPYLLCDVGDRDVATVIADARAAGVAVRDATTFRGLDSHVRVAVKDRAANDQLLSALGVRDADEGGDD; encoded by the coding sequence GTGGACTCTGACGCGATCCGACGCGGGGAACGGGTCCCCCACGGCGGTGAGACCGACCGGGACCTGCTCGACTTCTCGGCCAACACCAACCCGCGGACTCCCGATGGGGTCGCGGACGTCTACACGGCCGCGCTCGAGGACTCCAGACGCTATCCCGACGACGACTATCCCGACTTTCGGGCCGCTGCAGGCGAGTTCGTCGGCTGCGAGCCCGAGCGGGTGTTCCCGACCCCGGGCGGGCTCGCCGCGATCCGGCTGGCCATGGAAACCGTCCTCGAGCCGGGCGACGAGGCGCTGGTGCCGTACCCGAGCTTCGGCGAGTACGCCCGGGAGGTCCGGCTACAGGGCGCGGCCCCGCGGTTCGTCCGCTACGACGACCTGCTCGACCTCGGACCGACCACCCTCGAGCCGTGTGCGCTGGCGGTCGTCTGTACGCCGAACAACCCGACCGGCGACGCCGTCGACCCGGCCGCGCTCGAGTCGTTCGCAGCCCGCTGTGCCGAGACTGACACGACCCTGCTTGTCGACGAGGCCTTCCTCGGCTTCACCGACCGGCCGTCGATGGGTCGGCTCGACCGCGAGAACGTCGTCGTCGCCCGCTCGCTCACCAAGCTCTTCGGCCTGCCGGGTCTACGGGCCGGCTTCGCCGTGGCGAGCGGGGACCGACGCGACGCGCTCGAGACCGCTCGCCGATCGTGGTCGCTCGGCACGCCGGCGGCTCGCGTCGGGACGCATTGCCTTCGACAGGACGGCTTCGTCCGAGACACGCGCGAGCGGGTCGCGGACGAGCGTGACCGGCTTCGCGAGGCCCTCGGGGAACGGTTCGACGTCCACCCCTCAGAGGCCCCGTACCTGCTGTGTGACGTCGGCGACCGCGACGTGGCGACGGTGATCGCCGACGCGCGGGCCGCCGGTGTCGCCGTCCGGGACGCGACGACGTTCCGTGGGCTGGATTCACACGTCCGCGTCGCCGTCAAGGACCGCGCGGCGAACGACCAACTGCTCTCCGCCCTGGGCGTTCGCGACGCCGACGAGGGCGGCGACGACTGA
- the cobT gene encoding nicotinate mononucleotide-dependent phosphoribosyltransferase CobT — protein sequence MRVVLPAGTTETALIDGISAAGAAPELMEHTPSADVEILAYGEPVMSPVTPVSPNGCPTPAAVTRAVREVVDFDVAVVDAGLTQSTAAPTVDLGVEPGTDVREAVAVPAADAVFDHAYDYGASLPDDELLIGETVPGGTTTALGVLTALGEPTAVSSSLPENPIERKRRVVDEALAASDFEPGDCEGRPLEAIEAVGDPVQPTVAGIAAGALEAGTEVTLAGGTQMIAVAAVLRHAGIDAPLSIATTSFVADEQGDRLEAACDRVDTDLTITDPGFDGRDHVAMERYCAGEAKEGVAMGGALSLVPDDEMAAVRDRLEAVCTRLGIDGSGEESPTTEEPRGL from the coding sequence ATGCGCGTCGTCCTCCCCGCCGGAACGACCGAGACGGCCCTGATCGACGGCATCAGCGCCGCCGGGGCCGCCCCGGAGCTGATGGAACACACCCCCTCTGCGGACGTCGAGATCCTCGCGTATGGGGAACCCGTCATGTCGCCGGTGACGCCGGTGAGCCCGAACGGCTGTCCGACGCCCGCGGCCGTGACCCGCGCCGTTCGCGAGGTCGTCGACTTCGACGTCGCGGTCGTCGACGCGGGGCTCACCCAGTCGACGGCCGCGCCGACGGTCGATCTGGGCGTCGAACCCGGAACCGACGTACGTGAGGCCGTCGCCGTGCCGGCGGCGGACGCGGTCTTCGACCACGCCTACGACTACGGCGCGAGCCTCCCCGACGACGAACTGCTGATCGGCGAGACGGTCCCCGGCGGGACGACGACCGCGCTCGGCGTCCTCACCGCGCTCGGCGAGCCGACCGCCGTCTCCTCGTCGCTGCCGGAGAACCCCATCGAGCGCAAACGCCGCGTCGTCGACGAGGCGCTGGCCGCGAGCGACTTCGAGCCCGGCGACTGCGAGGGCCGCCCGCTCGAGGCGATCGAAGCAGTCGGGGACCCCGTCCAGCCGACGGTGGCCGGGATCGCCGCCGGCGCGCTCGAGGCCGGCACCGAGGTGACGCTGGCCGGCGGCACGCAGATGATCGCCGTCGCCGCCGTCCTGCGTCACGCCGGGATCGACGCCCCGCTATCGATCGCGACCACGTCGTTCGTGGCCGACGAGCAGGGTGACCGACTCGAGGCGGCCTGCGATCGGGTTGACACCGACCTCACCATCACGGACCCCGGCTTCGACGGACGCGACCACGTCGCGATGGAACGCTACTGCGCCGGCGAGGCCAAGGAGGGCGTCGCCATGGGTGGCGCGCTCTCGCTGGTCCCCGACGATGAGATGGCTGCGGTCAGGGACCGGCTCGAGGCGGTCTGTACCCGGCTCGGCATCGACGGGTCGGGTGAAGAGAGTCCGACAACGGAGGAGCCCCGTGGACTCTGA
- a CDS encoding GTP--adenosylcobinamide-phosphate guanylyl transferase, with protein sequence MCGGKGTRLESPHEKPLHPIAGTPMIDRVLSALSGSRIGTVYAAVSPNAPETRAHLENRDGIRTIETAGDGYVADLMAIFERPELVPPILTVAADLPLLEPPVLDRVLAAHGDDPGSRTVCVPAALKRRLGVSIDSRLEPDDHLAPTGVNVVGATDDSPSMTDIHYDPRLAVNVNRREDARLAAGRLRTRDGEGR encoded by the coding sequence ATGTGCGGCGGGAAGGGGACCCGCCTCGAGAGTCCCCACGAAAAGCCCCTGCACCCGATCGCCGGGACCCCCATGATCGACCGTGTCCTGTCCGCGCTTAGCGGGAGCCGGATCGGGACCGTCTACGCCGCCGTTTCGCCGAACGCACCCGAAACGCGGGCGCATCTCGAGAACCGCGATGGTATCCGGACGATCGAGACGGCCGGCGACGGCTACGTGGCCGACCTGATGGCCATCTTCGAGCGACCCGAACTCGTTCCCCCGATCCTGACCGTCGCCGCCGATCTGCCGCTGCTCGAGCCCCCGGTCCTCGATCGGGTCCTCGCGGCCCACGGCGACGACCCCGGTTCGCGGACCGTCTGCGTCCCCGCGGCGCTCAAGCGCCGGCTGGGCGTCAGCATCGACTCGCGGCTCGAACCCGACGACCACCTCGCGCCGACCGGGGTCAACGTGGTCGGCGCGACCGACGATTCACCATCCATGACCGACATCCACTACGATCCACGACTCGCGGTGAACGTGAACCGACGCGAAGACGCACGGCTCGCGGCCGGCCGGCTGCGGACCCGAGACGGGGAGGGGCGCTGA
- the cobS gene encoding adenosylcobinamide-GDP ribazoletransferase: MGLIDRWIGALRGGLGFLTRLPVGYRDGDWTAFRTTPAAFPVVGFVAGTLAALPLLAVGTLAAPTVALGYLLSVYAVTGIHHLDGIADLGDALVVHGDAERRREVLKDTTTGVGALLAVAIAIVALSLGGFGLAGLSVRAAVGVAIGAEVGTKLGMAAMACFGRAAYDGMGKEFTDAAAPGSFLPPLAIAVAAVAGVGTALARPLPVGVALAGAVAGLALPWYWADRYLGGINGDIFGAANEIGRVAGVHLGVIAWTLS, translated from the coding sequence ATGGGCCTGATCGACCGCTGGATCGGTGCCCTCCGCGGCGGGCTGGGCTTTCTGACCCGGTTGCCGGTCGGCTACCGCGACGGCGACTGGACGGCCTTCCGGACGACGCCGGCGGCGTTCCCGGTCGTCGGCTTCGTGGCCGGCACGCTCGCGGCGCTGCCGCTGCTGGCCGTCGGGACCCTCGCGGCACCGACCGTCGCGCTGGGCTACCTGCTCTCGGTCTACGCCGTGACGGGGATCCACCACCTCGACGGGATCGCCGACCTGGGCGACGCGCTGGTCGTCCACGGCGACGCCGAGCGCCGCCGCGAGGTCCTGAAAGACACCACGACCGGCGTCGGCGCGCTGCTCGCGGTCGCGATCGCAATCGTCGCGCTTTCGCTCGGTGGCTTCGGGCTGGCCGGGCTGTCGGTCCGCGCGGCGGTCGGCGTCGCGATCGGTGCCGAGGTCGGCACGAAACTCGGAATGGCCGCGATGGCCTGTTTCGGTCGCGCGGCCTACGACGGGATGGGCAAGGAATTCACCGACGCGGCCGCGCCGGGTTCGTTCCTGCCGCCTCTCGCGATCGCCGTCGCCGCGGTCGCCGGCGTCGGTACTGCGCTCGCCCGGCCACTCCCCGTCGGGGTCGCGCTGGCCGGTGCCGTCGCCGGCCTCGCGCTCCCGTGGTACTGGGCCGACCGCTACCTCGGCGGGATCAACGGCGACATCTTCGGCGCGGCCAACGAGATCGGCCGCGTCGCCGGCGTCCACCTGGGGGTGATCGCGTGGACGCTGTCGTGA
- the cbiB gene encoding adenosylcobinamide-phosphate synthase CbiB: MLTTLAVLGLAFSLDLLIGEPPTAVHPVAWFGRLVDATDRNWADGDRGQRLVGVAVAVLTPLVPAAVAGGLVLAVTPLQPMASPVAAALVLFLTTSLRSLLELTQDVVAATDGDPDRARERVRGLVGRDTSTLSPAGLRSAAVESAAENLADGLVATLVPFAVLAPVSLPAAAAAAAWVKGVNTLDSMLGYPSKPIGTASARLDDLVMFLPARLAAVSIAVAALDPLALGRARAWAQTPPSPNSGWPMATLACALGVRLEKVGVYALNPDADLPTLADGQRAVTVVGRAAVVSIVVAVALAAIIATVATPFVPGLEPVSAVPTIVDPAPPEVIGWA; the protein is encoded by the coding sequence GTGCTGACGACGCTTGCGGTCCTCGGGCTGGCGTTCAGCCTCGACCTGCTGATCGGGGAGCCGCCGACGGCCGTCCACCCGGTGGCCTGGTTCGGCCGGCTCGTCGACGCCACGGACCGGAACTGGGCCGACGGCGACCGCGGGCAGCGGCTGGTCGGCGTCGCCGTCGCCGTCCTCACACCGCTGGTCCCCGCCGCCGTCGCCGGCGGCCTCGTCCTCGCGGTGACGCCGTTACAACCGATGGCCAGTCCCGTCGCCGCCGCGCTCGTCCTCTTTCTGACGACCAGCCTGCGCTCGCTGCTCGAGCTGACCCAGGACGTGGTGGCGGCGACCGACGGGGACCCTGATCGAGCCCGCGAGCGGGTCCGCGGGCTGGTGGGCCGGGACACGTCCACCCTCTCGCCGGCGGGGCTTCGTAGCGCGGCCGTCGAGAGTGCAGCCGAGAACCTCGCCGACGGGCTGGTCGCGACGCTGGTCCCCTTCGCCGTCCTCGCGCCGGTCTCGCTGCCGGCCGCCGCGGCGGCCGCCGCGTGGGTCAAAGGCGTCAACACTCTCGACTCGATGCTCGGCTATCCCTCGAAGCCGATCGGCACCGCGAGCGCCCGACTGGACGATCTCGTCATGTTCCTTCCAGCGCGCCTCGCGGCCGTCTCGATCGCCGTCGCCGCGCTCGACCCGCTCGCGCTCGGCCGCGCTCGAGCGTGGGCGCAAACTCCGCCGTCGCCCAACTCCGGCTGGCCGATGGCGACGCTAGCCTGTGCGCTCGGCGTTCGCCTCGAGAAGGTCGGCGTCTATGCACTCAACCCCGACGCCGACCTGCCGACACTGGCCGATGGCCAGCGGGCCGTCACCGTCGTCGGCCGCGCGGCCGTCGTCTCGATCGTCGTCGCGGTCGCGCTGGCGGCTATCATCGCGACCGTCGCGACGCCGTTCGTTCCCGGACTCGAGCCGGTGAGCGCAGTACCGACGATCGTCGACCCCGCCCCACCGGAGGTGATCGGATGGGCCTGA